Proteins from one Anaerohalosphaeraceae bacterium genomic window:
- the flgL gene encoding flagellar hook-associated protein FlgL, with protein MSYSLESIFKATYWAISRHSGALSVLQQKAATGQDLNRVSDDPSRGNQILGFQTDKREKEVYLKTMEEAISILDLSSSVVQSIMSELANARASMASTMSGTTSTQVRRTLATELNNALEQIVSFANSERLGQYLFAGAKSEQAPYQVERDSNGQIVRVTYQGSQQEQNVEIIEGMEISALLVGDRLFRDDTRQTPVFYGSTGAAAGTGTSSVRGDVYLTVAGSPGNYQLSIDGGASWVTVDGTETNAAVVHSETGEVLYVDATGIKQTGTEPIRVPGTYDIFNILIYARDLLNNTQNLDDKTLDSLMGATLASMQEVEQKLVRSFPIIGGRIETLSNLKDSMEDMKVNSEDEVSRLLDADITQLSIDLARHQLLYEMSLTAASKIFSTSLLDFLQ; from the coding sequence ATGAGTTATTCCTTGGAATCTATATTTAAGGCCACCTACTGGGCCATCAGCCGCCATTCGGGGGCCCTGAGTGTTCTTCAGCAGAAGGCGGCCACGGGGCAGGACCTTAACCGGGTTTCGGATGATCCGAGCCGCGGAAACCAGATCCTCGGTTTCCAGACGGATAAGCGAGAAAAAGAGGTTTATTTAAAAACGATGGAGGAGGCTATCAGCATTTTGGATTTAAGTTCATCTGTTGTTCAGAGCATTATGAGTGAATTGGCGAATGCCCGGGCTTCGATGGCATCTACGATGTCCGGCACAACGAGTACCCAGGTGCGGCGTACGTTGGCGACGGAACTGAATAATGCGCTGGAACAAATTGTTTCATTTGCCAATTCTGAGCGGCTTGGCCAGTATTTGTTTGCCGGAGCGAAATCGGAACAAGCACCTTATCAGGTTGAACGGGACAGCAATGGGCAGATTGTCCGCGTGACCTATCAGGGCAGTCAGCAGGAACAGAATGTCGAAATTATTGAGGGAATGGAGATTTCGGCTCTGCTGGTCGGAGATCGGCTGTTTCGGGATGATACCCGTCAGACTCCGGTTTTTTACGGGTCAACCGGTGCCGCCGCCGGCACCGGCACCTCGAGTGTTCGGGGAGATGTTTATTTGACTGTAGCCGGCAGTCCGGGCAATTACCAATTGTCGATTGACGGCGGAGCCAGCTGGGTAACGGTGGACGGGACGGAAACCAATGCAGCCGTCGTCCATTCCGAGACGGGGGAAGTCCTCTATGTGGATGCCACCGGAATTAAACAGACCGGCACGGAGCCGATTCGTGTTCCCGGAACGTATGATATTTTTAATATTTTGATTTACGCCAGAGATTTGCTGAACAATACGCAGAATCTGGATGACAAAACGCTGGACAGTCTGATGGGCGCGACTCTGGCGTCCATGCAGGAGGTTGAACAGAAACTGGTGCGGTCGTTTCCGATTATCGGAGGCCGCATTGAAACGCTCAGCAATCTGAAAGACAGTATGGAGGATATGAAAGTCAATTCAGAAGACGAGGTCAGCCGTCTGCTGGATGCGGATATCACACAATTGTCTATTGATTTGGCGCGTCATCAGCTGCTCTATGAGATGTCGCTGACGGCGGCGTCAAAGATTTTTTCAACCTCTCTGCTGGATTTTCTTCAATAG
- the flgK gene encoding flagellar hook-associated protein FlgK, protein MAGYDIGMSGISAAQKALNVIGNNLANAATPGYHRQQVDLRPARDSYMNGVMTGQGVDFAGIRRKMDEFLEAQLLQYNSTLSSLSRKLDGLRVVESAMGELSLSSISESLDNFYASLYNLSLRPQDVNYQTSVLASAETLTSQFRNLASIVNSLQDSLYTEGQEVVSKINQLAEQIAQMNQEIFSLQVQGQECGNLMDQRDLLIGQMGEYVTVRTTTRDYGVVDVAVADTPIVIGSNVCAIRLGLVEEGGQTLLGIAAAGTEQYETVLQSGTLGAIFELRNETLADFMEKLDTLAVTLISEINRLHVQGIGSSGSFTSLTGWTMTESSVAEFVPPVTSGTIYVRVIDPDGVSTRYTVTVDETSTLESVAADLASIPGLDEATGLYAGRLQIVANTGYKFDFLPGVLTAPTSTVPPVLAGAGPGDDQKPPTIAISGQYTGTVNQTYTCTVHTNPPGQTLAIGNGTMSLEVRDGSGSVVATVQLGQEYVPGTAIPLEQGISITLGTNGSSPGYLNDGDVINIEALANSDTSGFLAAVGINCFFSGRDASSIDVTDDIRSDASRIAVSTGVEGTDNRNCLAMASLGDQTLTALNGMTTKEYYRQLAVDVGQKISVLDMQQSNTQEILRSLEEQRDNISSVDVNEQAGLMVIYERMFQAMAKYLNSVNDSIDTIMTILS, encoded by the coding sequence ATGGCCGGTTATGATATAGGGATGAGCGGAATCAGCGCAGCGCAAAAGGCGCTGAATGTCATCGGCAACAATCTGGCGAACGCCGCCACGCCGGGCTATCACCGCCAGCAGGTGGATTTGCGGCCGGCTCGGGATTCCTATATGAACGGCGTGATGACCGGACAGGGGGTGGATTTTGCCGGTATCCGGCGCAAAATGGATGAATTTCTGGAGGCGCAGCTGCTTCAGTACAACTCCACTTTATCCTCACTGTCCCGAAAACTGGATGGTCTGAGGGTGGTGGAAAGTGCGATGGGGGAGCTGTCGCTGAGCAGCATCAGTGAAAGTCTGGATAATTTTTATGCCTCTCTTTATAACCTGTCTCTTCGGCCGCAGGATGTCAACTATCAGACCTCCGTGCTGGCATCGGCGGAGACACTAACCAGTCAATTCCGAAACCTCGCCTCCATTGTCAACAGTCTTCAGGATTCTCTTTATACAGAGGGTCAGGAGGTTGTCTCGAAGATTAATCAGCTGGCAGAACAGATTGCTCAGATGAATCAGGAGATTTTTTCTCTTCAGGTTCAAGGGCAGGAGTGCGGAAATCTGATGGACCAGCGGGACCTGCTGATTGGGCAGATGGGAGAATATGTGACGGTTCGAACCACCACCCGTGATTATGGGGTGGTGGATGTAGCGGTGGCGGATACTCCGATTGTCATTGGTTCAAATGTCTGTGCGATTCGGCTTGGTTTGGTGGAGGAGGGGGGGCAGACCCTGCTGGGAATTGCTGCGGCCGGCACGGAGCAGTACGAAACCGTTTTGCAATCGGGGACATTGGGGGCTATTTTTGAGCTGCGGAATGAAACACTGGCGGATTTTATGGAGAAGCTGGATACGCTGGCGGTGACGCTGATTTCGGAAATCAACCGCCTGCATGTCCAGGGCATCGGTTCGAGCGGCTCGTTTACGAGTCTGACGGGCTGGACGATGACGGAAAGCAGTGTCGCGGAATTTGTGCCGCCGGTGACGTCGGGGACAATTTATGTTCGGGTGATTGACCCGGACGGTGTTTCCACTCGCTATACAGTCACGGTGGATGAAACCAGCACATTGGAAAGCGTGGCAGCGGACCTGGCGTCGATTCCGGGACTGGATGAGGCAACGGGTTTGTATGCAGGGCGTCTTCAGATTGTGGCCAATACCGGCTATAAATTCGATTTTCTTCCGGGGGTTTTAACGGCGCCGACGTCGACCGTTCCTCCTGTTTTGGCGGGCGCCGGCCCGGGTGACGACCAGAAACCGCCGACGATTGCCATCTCCGGTCAATATACCGGTACCGTCAATCAGACGTACACCTGCACCGTCCACACCAATCCGCCCGGTCAGACGCTGGCGATTGGAAACGGAACAATGTCGCTGGAAGTTCGGGACGGCTCAGGCAGTGTCGTAGCGACGGTTCAGCTGGGGCAGGAGTATGTTCCGGGGACGGCCATTCCGCTGGAGCAGGGAATTTCCATTACGCTGGGAACAAACGGGTCCAGCCCGGGGTATTTAAACGACGGTGACGTCATTAACATTGAAGCCCTGGCCAATTCGGATACATCGGGTTTTCTGGCGGCCGTGGGCATCAACTGTTTCTTCAGCGGGCGGGACGCCTCCTCGATTGATGTGACGGATGATATTCGCTCGGACGCCTCTCGAATTGCCGTTTCGACCGGCGTAGAAGGTACGGACAACCGGAACTGCCTGGCAATGGCAAGTCTGGGAGACCAAACCCTGACGGCACTGAACGGAATGACGACCAAGGAATATTATCGGCAGCTGGCGGTGGATGTCGGACAGAAGATTTCCGTTCTGGATATGCAGCAAAGCAATACACAGGAAATTCTGCGAAGTCTGGAGGAGCAGCGCGACAATATCAGCAGTGTGGATGTCAATGAACAGGCCGGGTTGATGGTTATCTATGAACGGATGTTTCAGGCCATGGCCAAATATCTGAATTCCGTGAACGACTCCATTGACACGATTATGACTATTTTGTCCTGA
- the flgA gene encoding flagellar basal body P-ring formation chaperone FlgA, with the protein MKLWMLLNGVLLCTAVSQDAGLEIYLPRAAQVETEVIELGQIGLLQGSQDLAAAVRKISLGRFSMPGQQITLDQQTIRSCLAAGGVSPEKIRLMGAERVVVSRKGQELSGASLLETARAYLQSQLAGQDAVIGEAATVLSGRVLEAGKSCEVVPLLGSDRTPGRRTVILSFRENGQEISRVLIPFEVRFRSRQVVAASDIAVGQVISPQAVRLETAETPEPQTVELAEVVGMTARRAISAGTVIRPQWLQKPAPPILVQRRQKVVLKIDTGLMQITAGGEALDEGAEGQIIRVKRGQRPDERIVLGRVMADGTVQPLWEKENK; encoded by the coding sequence ATGAAGCTTTGGATGCTTTTGAACGGGGTGTTGCTGTGCACGGCGGTTTCTCAGGACGCCGGTTTGGAGATTTATCTGCCTCGAGCCGCTCAGGTTGAAACAGAGGTTATCGAATTAGGACAAATCGGTCTGCTGCAGGGGTCACAGGACCTGGCGGCCGCTGTTCGAAAGATTTCGCTGGGGCGTTTTTCGATGCCGGGCCAGCAGATTACGCTGGACCAGCAGACCATTCGCAGCTGTCTGGCGGCAGGCGGAGTCTCTCCGGAGAAGATTCGCCTGATGGGGGCGGAACGAGTTGTGGTGAGCCGAAAGGGTCAGGAACTGAGCGGTGCATCGCTGTTGGAAACAGCCCGGGCGTATCTTCAGTCGCAGCTGGCCGGACAGGATGCCGTGATTGGGGAAGCGGCGACAGTGCTGTCCGGCCGTGTGTTGGAGGCCGGCAAATCCTGTGAGGTGGTGCCGCTCTTGGGAAGCGACCGGACGCCGGGTCGGCGGACCGTGATTTTGTCCTTTCGTGAAAATGGGCAGGAAATCAGCCGTGTTCTGATTCCATTTGAGGTTCGCTTTCGCAGCCGTCAGGTCGTTGCCGCGTCGGATATTGCGGTCGGCCAGGTGATTTCTCCGCAGGCGGTTCGTTTGGAAACAGCGGAGACCCCGGAGCCGCAGACGGTGGAATTGGCCGAGGTGGTTGGGATGACGGCCCGACGGGCCATTTCAGCCGGAACGGTGATTCGTCCCCAATGGCTTCAGAAGCCCGCACCGCCGATTCTTGTTCAGCGACGCCAAAAGGTTGTGCTGAAAATTGATACAGGTCTGATGCAGATTACCGCCGGCGGCGAGGCCCTCGATGAAGGTGCGGAAGGCCAGATAATCCGGGTCAAGCGAGGGCAACGTCCGGATGAACGGATTGTGCTGGGCCGTGTGATGGCGGACGGCACAGTTCAGCCTTTATGGGAAAAGGAGAACAAATGA
- a CDS encoding flagellar basal body L-ring protein FlgH yields MKRDWFEHARYCGFVLMVLLLSSGSLQAGSIWAKRTTAAKPMYADDKANQIGDVLTIIISEIHKVDNKVKQDLSRTSDRSFDLGGDDISVGHILPNVSKVKVDVDSSKSLSGKSDYKDERKIEDRITVVVMDIHPNGNLVVMGTRTRELNGDTQTIQVSGIVRPRDISFDNTIRSEQVANFQMIAVNEGVTKDFTKPGWLGKFLDKIWPF; encoded by the coding sequence ATGAAGAGAGACTGGTTTGAACATGCCCGGTACTGCGGATTCGTCCTGATGGTGCTTCTCTTGTCTTCCGGCTCGCTTCAGGCAGGTTCGATTTGGGCCAAACGGACAACCGCCGCCAAGCCGATGTATGCGGATGACAAGGCCAATCAGATTGGAGATGTCCTGACGATTATTATCAGCGAAATTCACAAGGTGGACAACAAGGTCAAGCAGGATTTGAGCCGTACCAGCGATCGGAGTTTTGATTTGGGCGGGGATGATATCTCAGTCGGCCATATCCTTCCGAACGTCAGCAAGGTTAAGGTGGATGTCGATTCAAGCAAAAGTCTGAGCGGAAAGTCGGACTACAAGGACGAACGGAAAATCGAAGACCGAATTACCGTCGTCGTGATGGATATTCACCCGAACGGCAATCTGGTGGTGATGGGCACGCGGACGCGGGAGTTAAACGGCGACACCCAGACGATTCAGGTGAGCGGGATTGTTCGTCCGCGCGATATCAGTTTTGACAATACGATTCGCAGTGAACAGGTGGCGAATTTTCAGATGATTGCCGTCAATGAAGGGGTCACAAAGGATTTTACCAAACCCGGCTGGCTGGGGAAATTTCTCGATAAAATCTGGCCGTTCTAA
- a CDS encoding flagellar basal body P-ring protein FlgI — protein sequence MKTVSRIQKSAAALLCLAGWATVGFAARVADIVQVHGIRGNPLFGTGLVVGLNGTGDGSLPSAQMLTSLLQREGQVSLSPEMLRSENIALVMVTAELGPWDREGSLIDINISALGAAKSLQGGTLLATELKGLDGEVYAVARVASVSTSSWTVEGKTGSKVAKNHPTVGRIPNGAYVERAETSRFVQLIGNQRYITLSLRHHNFTTAERIRAAIDRLYPESAFAEDPGTIRVRIPDTVADADILKFVDSLLQLEVEVDLPGIVVINERTGTIVVGGTVSISETAVAQGDLVVKIKEQQYVSQPTTPFTESATTAVIDDTALSVEERQGYLISVPRTVTVEELARALNAIGASPRDLISIFDALNRAGALQAKLEMM from the coding sequence ATGAAGACCGTCAGCAGAATACAGAAATCGGCCGCTGCCCTCCTTTGCCTGGCAGGATGGGCGACTGTCGGTTTTGCAGCCCGCGTCGCTGACATTGTGCAGGTGCACGGGATTCGTGGAAACCCGCTGTTCGGAACGGGATTGGTTGTCGGCCTGAACGGAACCGGCGACGGGTCGCTGCCCAGTGCTCAAATGCTCACCAGTCTTCTCCAGCGGGAAGGGCAGGTGAGTTTGTCTCCGGAGATGCTTCGGTCGGAGAATATCGCCCTTGTGATGGTTACGGCGGAACTGGGGCCGTGGGACCGGGAAGGTTCTCTTATTGATATTAACATCTCCGCTTTGGGTGCCGCCAAGAGTCTGCAGGGCGGGACACTGCTGGCGACGGAACTGAAAGGACTGGACGGCGAAGTCTATGCTGTGGCGCGGGTGGCGTCGGTCTCAACCAGTTCGTGGACCGTGGAAGGCAAGACCGGCAGCAAGGTCGCCAAAAATCATCCCACAGTCGGGCGGATTCCGAACGGTGCCTATGTGGAGCGGGCGGAGACATCCCGATTTGTTCAATTGATCGGCAATCAGCGGTATATCACGCTGTCGCTGCGGCATCACAACTTTACGACGGCAGAGCGGATTCGGGCGGCCATTGACCGGCTGTATCCGGAGTCTGCTTTTGCGGAGGACCCCGGGACGATACGGGTGCGGATTCCCGATACGGTAGCGGATGCCGATATCCTGAAATTTGTGGATTCGCTGCTGCAGTTGGAGGTGGAGGTGGATTTGCCGGGGATTGTCGTGATCAATGAACGGACGGGAACGATTGTCGTCGGCGGAACGGTGAGTATTTCTGAGACAGCCGTTGCGCAGGGTGACCTGGTGGTCAAAATCAAAGAGCAGCAGTACGTATCCCAGCCGACAACGCCGTTTACGGAGTCGGCTACGACCGCCGTCATTGACGATACTGCACTCTCGGTAGAGGAACGGCAGGGGTATCTCATTTCGGTTCCCCGAACGGTAACGGTGGAGGAGCTGGCTCGGGCCTTGAATGCCATCGGGGCTTCACCGCGGGATTTGATATCCATTTTTGACGCCTTGAACCGAGCCGGAGCCCTGCAGGCCAAGCTGGAGATGATGTGA
- a CDS encoding flagellar protein FlgN — translation MKPISRQQVDELLVYLDCQALALERVLVFLDEFRRALIRRDTGALERMREQLDEEGRIGSEMETRRRHLMEQFAAAMGCRVEQVCLSEICRRCEPMQQVPLRERQERLKELTARLRRQHLATELLVRECARLNRRLLEVLTGQPAGGGLYDAHGRVGGMNSTGLVKMKG, via the coding sequence ATGAAGCCGATCAGCCGACAGCAGGTTGATGAACTTCTGGTCTATCTGGACTGCCAGGCGCTGGCACTGGAGCGGGTATTGGTCTTCCTGGATGAGTTTCGCCGGGCTCTGATTCGGCGGGACACCGGGGCTCTCGAGCGGATGCGGGAGCAGCTGGACGAGGAAGGACGGATCGGTTCCGAAATGGAAACCCGCCGTCGGCATTTGATGGAGCAGTTCGCCGCGGCGATGGGCTGCCGGGTTGAACAGGTGTGTCTGTCGGAGATTTGCCGACGATGTGAGCCTATGCAGCAGGTGCCGCTGCGGGAGCGGCAGGAACGCCTGAAGGAACTGACGGCTCGTCTTCGTCGGCAGCATCTGGCGACGGAGCTTCTGGTTCGTGAATGCGCGCGGCTGAATCGGCGGCTGCTGGAAGTTCTCACGGGGCAGCCGGCGGGGGGAGGACTGTATGATGCGCACGGCCGTGTCGGTGGAATGAACTCAACCGGGCTGGTCAAGATGAAAGGATAG
- a CDS encoding glycosyltransferase — MASPTQLYQQAVQSAKDGRIDSARRQIGEFLKARPTYGPGWHLAGRLAMQQGDFRGAVRCFQRCLSLLDGPKEAPADLAAAWLKLNRPDEAVRLFRMMRNEGCWNDSLVLEAAGCFLRRQEPASAMEVFQMGRAVSKTPSVFDEPIEQLKVHRPKIAFFCGADGDTFLKPILSYLQQRYPVRVFSGSRSDEIRSLMNWSDISWFEWASNLAQIGTNFPKTCRIIVRLHRYEAYLPWPKQIHWPNVDVLVTVGNSYVLRALEHWVPDIRKQTAIVRIPNGVDVDKIPFIRREKGKNIAFIANLRLVKNPMFLLQCMYELHQIDPEYHLHIAGKLDDLLLKQYLEHQVRILGLEEVVHFHGWVEDIDSWLADKHYLVSASVIESQGMGILEAMAAGLKPVIHHFPGAEEIYGQEYLFTTPEEFCGQILSDLYEPNAYREFVERRYPLSRTLRLVDELLASFENQPFKAAARQTEASTACV; from the coding sequence ATGGCTTCTCCAACGCAGCTGTATCAGCAGGCCGTTCAGTCGGCTAAAGACGGACGAATTGATTCGGCTCGGCGTCAAATTGGGGAGTTTTTGAAGGCACGCCCGACCTACGGGCCCGGCTGGCATCTGGCGGGACGGCTGGCGATGCAGCAGGGAGATTTCCGGGGGGCCGTTCGGTGCTTTCAGCGATGCCTTTCTTTGCTGGATGGACCCAAGGAAGCTCCGGCGGATTTGGCTGCGGCTTGGCTGAAGCTGAACCGTCCTGATGAGGCAGTCCGGCTTTTTCGGATGATGCGGAATGAGGGCTGCTGGAATGACTCCCTGGTGCTGGAAGCTGCCGGTTGTTTCCTCCGCCGGCAGGAGCCGGCCTCCGCAATGGAGGTCTTTCAGATGGGGCGGGCGGTTTCGAAAACTCCTTCTGTTTTTGATGAGCCGATTGAGCAGTTAAAAGTTCATCGTCCGAAAATTGCCTTTTTCTGCGGGGCCGATGGAGATACGTTTTTGAAGCCGATTTTGTCCTACCTGCAGCAGCGCTACCCGGTTCGCGTGTTCAGCGGCAGCCGGTCCGATGAAATCCGGTCGCTGATGAACTGGAGTGATATTTCCTGGTTCGAGTGGGCGAGCAATCTGGCCCAGATCGGCACAAACTTTCCAAAGACCTGCCGCATTATCGTTCGACTTCATCGGTATGAAGCCTATTTGCCCTGGCCGAAGCAGATTCATTGGCCGAATGTGGATGTGCTGGTCACGGTAGGCAATTCCTATGTACTCCGGGCCCTGGAACATTGGGTGCCGGATATTCGTAAGCAGACAGCAATTGTCCGGATTCCAAACGGGGTGGATGTGGATAAGATTCCGTTCATTCGGCGGGAAAAAGGGAAAAATATAGCTTTTATTGCCAACCTTCGCTTGGTAAAGAATCCGATGTTTTTGCTCCAGTGTATGTATGAATTGCACCAGATTGACCCGGAATATCATCTCCACATTGCCGGCAAGTTGGATGATTTGCTTTTGAAGCAGTATCTGGAGCATCAAGTCCGAATTCTGGGGCTCGAGGAGGTTGTTCATTTTCACGGCTGGGTGGAAGATATAGATTCCTGGCTTGCGGATAAGCATTATTTAGTGTCTGCCAGTGTTATTGAAAGCCAGGGAATGGGGATACTCGAGGCAATGGCGGCAGGACTAAAGCCGGTTATCCATCATTTTCCGGGTGCGGAGGAAATCTACGGGCAGGAGTACCTGTTTACAACTCCTGAAGAGTTTTGCGGGCAGATATTATCGGACCTATATGAGCCGAATGCTTATCGAGAGTTTGTGGAGAGGCGATATCCTTTAAGTCGTACTCTGCGGCTTGTAGATGAGCTTTTGGCTTCTTTTGAGAATCAGCCGTTCAAAGCAGCGGCAAGGCAGACGGAAGCTTCAACTGCCTGCGTCTGA
- a CDS encoding glycosyltransferase, with protein sequence MTFRRPQHGPLVSILISTYNRPQYLAEALESIFRQTWPHLQVVLVRDGGADVEEVVRRFDDRRLTFINRSENRGLPYSFNEALAHARGEYICYLGDDDKFYPHHVQRLVEAIESQDRCGAVYSDLYKVHCRVKPDGRRIALAKNLEISRDFDRMLMLQFNHVLHVSVMHRKDLLERAGGYNENLNVLIDWDLNRKLCFYTDFLHVPQITGEYYGPVGECDRISVQRRKNVQDYLRNVLTIRTTRPPKPWPCVEDLSVLVLAERADALLEQTLRDLWSHTFYPQQIYVALGPEQASGWRPAVPNVVVVPAEPASSLEKRVDRMLAVCEGAYTALVPTGLAAEMDEAAWLERSLCPLLECRQPYQAFELVEATETCWGAVFRTEELRRVRRQYGHLPLRASLQAGGFSVRKPKFEEYPFRFDHFLAAAEQVQQEGDWGYAAQIYAYLAEHFGNGLWMRTRQAHALIQAGRCGEALQVLEPVLSVRPTVSGLMLAARIYQKQKNYRRAIEFYEQARRIVEGTEVQRRWTPPIRRKAVKPAADEPEMSTEESRVWT encoded by the coding sequence ATGACATTTCGACGTCCCCAACATGGTCCGCTGGTCAGTATCCTGATCAGTACATACAACCGGCCGCAATACCTGGCCGAGGCGCTCGAAAGTATTTTCAGGCAGACCTGGCCGCATCTGCAGGTGGTGCTGGTCCGGGACGGCGGGGCGGATGTCGAGGAGGTGGTGCGTCGATTTGATGACCGGCGGCTGACCTTTATCAATCGCTCGGAGAATCGAGGACTTCCCTATTCGTTTAACGAGGCCCTGGCTCATGCCCGCGGCGAGTACATTTGTTATTTGGGGGATGATGACAAGTTTTATCCGCATCACGTTCAGCGGCTGGTCGAAGCGATCGAGAGCCAGGACCGCTGCGGCGCTGTTTACAGCGATTTGTATAAGGTGCACTGCCGGGTCAAGCCGGACGGGCGGCGGATTGCGCTGGCAAAAAATCTGGAAATCTCGCGGGACTTCGACCGGATGCTGATGCTTCAGTTTAATCACGTCCTGCATGTGAGTGTGATGCATCGAAAAGACCTGCTGGAGCGGGCGGGAGGATACAACGAAAACCTGAATGTGCTGATTGACTGGGATTTGAATCGCAAACTGTGTTTTTATACGGATTTTCTGCACGTCCCCCAGATTACGGGGGAATATTACGGGCCGGTTGGGGAGTGCGACCGGATTTCCGTTCAGCGCCGAAAGAATGTCCAGGACTATTTGCGGAATGTGCTGACTATCCGCACGACTCGTCCGCCCAAACCCTGGCCGTGTGTGGAGGATTTGTCGGTTTTGGTTCTGGCTGAACGTGCGGATGCCTTGCTGGAGCAAACGCTTCGTGATTTGTGGTCCCATACCTTTTATCCGCAGCAGATTTATGTGGCGCTCGGTCCGGAGCAGGCGTCCGGATGGCGGCCGGCGGTGCCGAATGTGGTTGTGGTGCCGGCGGAGCCGGCTTCTTCCCTTGAAAAGCGTGTGGACCGAATGCTGGCGGTCTGTGAAGGGGCCTATACCGCGCTGGTGCCGACGGGACTGGCGGCGGAGATGGATGAGGCGGCCTGGCTGGAGCGGTCGCTTTGTCCGCTGCTGGAGTGCCGGCAGCCCTATCAGGCCTTTGAGCTGGTCGAAGCGACGGAAACGTGCTGGGGAGCGGTTTTCCGAACAGAGGAACTCCGGCGGGTGCGCCGGCAGTATGGACATCTGCCGCTGCGGGCGTCTTTGCAGGCGGGGGGTTTTTCCGTTCGAAAGCCGAAGTTTGAAGAATATCCGTTTCGATTTGACCATTTTCTGGCGGCGGCTGAACAGGTTCAGCAGGAGGGAGATTGGGGATATGCCGCCCAGATTTATGCGTATCTGGCGGAGCATTTCGGCAACGGGTTGTGGATGCGGACGCGTCAGGCCCACGCGCTGATTCAGGCGGGACGCTGCGGAGAGGCCCTGCAGGTGCTGGAGCCGGTGCTGTCCGTTCGGCCGACCGTGTCCGGCCTGATGCTTGCGGCCCGCATCTATCAGAAGCAGAAAAACTACCGTCGGGCGATTGAGTTTTATGAGCAGGCCCGAAGGATTGTCGAGGGAACGGAGGTGCAGAGGAGGTGGACTCCTCCGATTCGACGAAAGGCAGTCAAACCGGCAGCAGACGAGCCGGAGATGTCAACTGAGGAGAGCCGAGTATGGACTTAG